The following coding sequences lie in one Mycobacterium sp. Z3061 genomic window:
- a CDS encoding NAD(P)-binding domain-containing protein, with the protein MPDSVAVIGAGPGGLVAARWLLAQGFDPTIFEQAPTLGGQWAGLQGSSGVWPAMHTNSSRIMTAFGDLAPEDGPAYPSNHDVLAYLHRYADMFEVTPRIRFGTRVDRLRQVNKGWLLDHSGTDERFDRVVVAPGRFHLPAIPNVPGLEAFSGTLGCASTYHYRGPARYQGSRVLVAGGAISALEVATELAQSGAAQVTVTQRRQRYVLPKFVAGVPSDHRMFTRYHALAGESLPPDEFDCLIEQLVIDAGGNPADYAAPAPDPSIAVAGLTLNDGYLPLVAAGRITLRPWITSVTESRVTFADGHAEEFDAILFGTGYRLSLPFLDEDIKAVLNAGSTSFDADRYTFHPDLPGLAFVGLWDQSGGYFVPLELQARWIAYTWGGAIPAPAEPVHRIEAGGGKTRMDRVALTFARAAGVEPQLDNWPQLRRALLFGPLAPSSFRLEGPDARPDAPEQFARDAAAFGVIT; encoded by the coding sequence GTGCCAGACAGCGTGGCGGTGATCGGGGCCGGTCCCGGCGGGCTCGTCGCGGCGCGCTGGCTACTGGCGCAGGGCTTCGACCCGACCATCTTCGAACAGGCGCCGACGCTGGGTGGCCAGTGGGCAGGCCTGCAAGGCAGCAGCGGCGTGTGGCCGGCGATGCACACCAACAGCAGCCGGATCATGACCGCGTTCGGCGACCTGGCACCCGAGGACGGCCCGGCTTACCCGTCGAATCACGACGTCCTTGCCTACCTGCACCGCTACGCCGACATGTTCGAGGTCACGCCGCGTATTCGGTTCGGCACGCGTGTCGACCGGCTCCGACAGGTGAACAAGGGCTGGCTGCTTGACCACTCCGGCACTGACGAACGTTTCGATCGCGTCGTCGTGGCCCCCGGCCGCTTTCATCTGCCTGCTATCCCGAATGTTCCTGGGTTGGAAGCTTTTTCCGGCACTCTCGGTTGCGCGTCCACCTATCACTATCGCGGGCCTGCGCGTTACCAGGGTAGCCGTGTGCTGGTGGCCGGCGGTGCGATCAGCGCCCTCGAGGTCGCGACGGAGCTCGCCCAGAGCGGTGCCGCTCAGGTGACGGTGACGCAGCGACGGCAGCGCTACGTCCTGCCGAAGTTCGTGGCCGGCGTGCCGTCGGATCACCGGATGTTCACCCGCTACCACGCCTTGGCCGGCGAATCGCTACCACCGGACGAATTCGACTGCCTGATCGAGCAATTGGTGATCGATGCCGGCGGAAACCCGGCGGACTACGCGGCACCGGCACCCGATCCGTCGATCGCCGTGGCCGGCCTCACCTTGAACGACGGGTATCTGCCGCTGGTCGCCGCGGGCCGAATCACGTTGCGGCCGTGGATAACGTCGGTCACGGAATCGCGCGTGACCTTCGCCGATGGACATGCTGAGGAGTTCGACGCAATCCTGTTCGGCACCGGCTACCGGCTGAGCCTGCCGTTCCTCGATGAAGACATCAAGGCGGTGCTCAACGCCGGCAGTACCTCCTTCGACGCCGACCGCTACACCTTCCACCCGGATCTGCCCGGGTTGGCGTTCGTGGGTCTGTGGGATCAGTCCGGCGGCTACTTCGTGCCACTGGAGCTTCAGGCCCGGTGGATCGCATACACCTGGGGCGGCGCGATCCCCGCTCCGGCCGAGCCCGTCCATCGGATCGAAGCCGGCGGCGGCAAGACACGCATGGACCGTGTCGCCCTGACCTTCGCCCGCGCGGCCGGAGTGGAGCCGCAGCTGGACAACTGGCCGCAATTGCGGCGCGCGCTGCTGTTCGGCCCGCTGGCACCGAGTTCGTTCCGGCTCGAAGGCCCCGATGCCCGACCCGACGCGCCAGAGCAATTCGCCCGCGACGCCGCCGCGTTCGGGGTGATTACGTGA
- a CDS encoding nitroreductase family deazaflavin-dependent oxidoreductase: MPKFSLPEEKPEGLASPATAKIIKYSAKAHVAVFKLTNGRIGNKWRIGAGFDKPVPTLLLEHRGRKSGKLFTTPLLYMRDGDDFVIVASQGGHPKNPQWYFNLVANPDTRIHVKGQRNLEVSAHVASPEQRAALWPRLVDLYADFEKYQRWTDREIPVIILSPR; encoded by the coding sequence ATGCCGAAATTTTCGCTGCCCGAAGAAAAACCCGAGGGCCTGGCCTCTCCGGCGACGGCCAAGATCATCAAGTACTCGGCGAAGGCGCACGTGGCGGTCTTCAAGCTGACCAACGGCCGCATCGGCAACAAGTGGCGCATCGGCGCCGGCTTCGACAAGCCGGTGCCGACCCTGCTTCTCGAGCACCGGGGCCGCAAATCGGGAAAACTGTTCACCACTCCCCTGCTCTACATGCGCGACGGGGACGACTTCGTCATCGTCGCCTCGCAGGGCGGCCATCCCAAGAATCCGCAGTGGTACTTCAACCTCGTCGCCAACCCCGACACCCGTATCCACGTGAAAGGGCAACGCAATCTTGAGGTTTCGGCGCATGTCGCTTCGCCGGAGCAGCGCGCCGCGTTGTGGCCGCGGTTGGTCGATCTCTACGCGGACTTCGAGAAGTACCAGCGGTGGACGGACCGGGAGATCCCGGTGATCATCCTCTCGCCGCGTTAG
- a CDS encoding SPFH domain-containing protein: protein MTWQIVMFVVSLIVAGVAALGWLISREDKARSRRRTVVIGALATAVLFFLLGCFTIVGTRQIAIVTTFGRPTGVSLNNGFHGKWPWQMTHQMDGAVQIDKYVKDGNHDERIMVRLGNQSTAWADVSIRWQLKQHAAPELFQQYKTFDNVRVNLIERNLSVALNEVFAAFNPLDPQNLDVSPLPNLAKRAADLMRKDVGEQVDIFDINVPTIQYDQGTEDKINQLNQQRAQTSIAVESQRTAEAQAKANEILSRSISNDPNVVVQNCITAAINKGISPLGCWPGTTAMPTVPVPGR, encoded by the coding sequence ATGACGTGGCAGATCGTGATGTTCGTCGTGAGCCTGATCGTGGCCGGCGTTGCGGCGCTGGGCTGGCTGATCAGCCGGGAGGACAAGGCCCGCAGCCGCCGCAGGACGGTGGTGATCGGCGCGCTGGCGACCGCAGTCCTGTTCTTCCTGCTGGGTTGTTTCACCATCGTCGGTACCCGCCAGATCGCGATCGTCACCACCTTTGGCCGCCCCACCGGGGTGAGTCTGAACAACGGGTTTCACGGCAAGTGGCCGTGGCAGATGACCCACCAGATGGACGGTGCGGTGCAGATCGACAAGTACGTCAAGGACGGCAACCACGACGAGCGCATCATGGTGCGACTGGGCAACCAGTCCACCGCCTGGGCGGACGTCAGCATCCGCTGGCAGCTCAAACAGCACGCCGCGCCCGAACTCTTCCAGCAGTACAAGACATTCGACAATGTCCGCGTCAATCTGATCGAGCGGAACCTGTCCGTGGCGCTCAACGAGGTGTTCGCCGCGTTCAACCCGCTGGACCCGCAGAACCTCGACGTCTCGCCGTTGCCCAATCTCGCCAAGCGCGCCGCCGACCTGATGCGCAAGGATGTAGGCGAACAGGTCGACATCTTCGACATCAACGTGCCCACCATCCAGTACGACCAGGGCACCGAGGACAAGATCAATCAGCTCAACCAGCAGCGCGCGCAAACTTCGATCGCGGTCGAGTCTCAGCGCACGGCCGAGGCTCAGGCCAAGGCCAACGAGATCCTGTCGCGCTCCATCAGCAACGACCCCAACGTGGTCGTCCAGAACTGCATCACCGCCGCGATCAACAAGGGCATCAGCCCGCTGGGTTGCTGGCCTGGCACCACCGCCATGCCCACGGTCCCCGTCCCCGGACGGTAG
- a CDS encoding TetR family transcriptional regulator gives MTEQSDPILDVVVDILETEGYDAVQLREVAKRARTSLTTIYKRFPTRDALILAALQRWMDENRYAGLASQTPEPDESIYDGLMRVFRTIFEPWERHPDMLRAYFRARSAPGGQRLVSRGLDAVIPAAMAVLAGAEPDLVEELPPIVSNLAYGLVARFAAGEIPITEILPTLDRALFRLTANAARG, from the coding sequence ATGACCGAGCAGTCCGACCCCATCCTTGATGTCGTCGTCGACATCCTGGAAACCGAGGGCTACGACGCCGTGCAACTCCGCGAAGTCGCCAAGCGTGCGCGTACCTCACTGACCACCATCTACAAGCGGTTCCCCACCAGGGACGCGTTGATTCTGGCCGCCCTGCAACGCTGGATGGATGAGAACCGGTATGCCGGTCTGGCCTCGCAGACACCTGAACCCGACGAATCCATATACGACGGCCTGATGAGGGTTTTCCGGACCATTTTCGAGCCCTGGGAACGTCATCCCGACATGTTGCGCGCCTACTTCCGCGCGCGGTCGGCGCCGGGTGGGCAACGTCTCGTCAGCCGCGGTCTGGATGCGGTGATACCGGCCGCGATGGCCGTGCTCGCAGGCGCGGAACCGGATCTGGTCGAGGAGCTGCCGCCGATCGTGTCCAACCTCGCATACGGTTTGGTCGCACGATTCGCCGCCGGAGAAATCCCGATCACCGAGATCCTGCCGACGCTGGACCGCGCCCTGTTCCGGCTGACCGCTAACGCGGCGAGAGGATGA
- a CDS encoding patatin-like phospholipase family protein — protein MEIPFADIVRGRFGARRGHRAPAFDLVPALEDIEDDETKATDAALDTVDLPSADPALLLQKMENRLVRNHLANPDVLSDEQLRRLRYILNFARLADFEPGVAGPGGARGRGDISVGAEIGPWRSRVVDALFAPLREEPDQVKALTAAREVLAGLADDQEDQRQVLIDRHRNDFSAAELDAEVGYKKLVTVLGGGGGAGFVYIGGMARLLESGQVPDYMIGSSFGSIIGSLVARELPVPIEEYVAWAKTVSYRAILGPERVRRRHGMAGLFALRFDQFAHALLSTEDGERMRMSDLAIPFDVVVAGVRRQPYAALPSRFRRPELAALQLRSLPFRPIGIGPLVAARMWQVSAFIDLRVVKPIVISGDDPALDFDVLDAASFSSAIPGVLHHETSDARMLPLLEDLFAERDIAALVDGGAASNVPVELAWKRVRDGKIGTRNACYLAFDCFHPQWDSRHLWLAPILQAIQLQMLRNLPYADHLVRFEPTLSPINLAPSTTAIDRAYRWGRASVERAIPVTSALLSPTWWVGDAPAVPTAHPQEHAKSVASSMSSVMAAIQSPSGRLSRWRNRHLT, from the coding sequence ATGGAGATCCCGTTCGCCGACATAGTCCGCGGCCGATTCGGTGCCCGCAGGGGTCACCGAGCGCCCGCGTTCGACCTCGTGCCGGCCCTCGAGGACATCGAGGACGACGAGACCAAAGCCACCGATGCCGCCCTGGACACCGTCGACCTGCCGTCGGCGGACCCAGCCCTGCTGTTGCAGAAGATGGAAAACCGGCTGGTGCGCAACCACCTGGCCAACCCAGACGTACTCAGCGACGAGCAACTGCGCAGACTGCGCTACATCCTGAACTTCGCCCGGCTGGCCGACTTCGAACCGGGGGTGGCGGGCCCGGGTGGCGCCCGGGGCCGTGGGGACATCTCGGTCGGCGCGGAAATCGGACCGTGGCGATCCAGGGTCGTCGATGCGTTGTTCGCTCCGTTGCGCGAGGAACCCGACCAGGTCAAGGCGTTGACGGCGGCACGCGAGGTGTTGGCCGGCCTGGCCGACGACCAGGAAGACCAGCGACAGGTACTCATCGATCGCCACCGCAACGACTTCTCGGCTGCCGAACTCGACGCCGAGGTGGGCTACAAGAAGCTCGTCACCGTGCTCGGCGGCGGTGGTGGCGCCGGCTTCGTCTACATCGGCGGTATGGCGCGCCTGTTGGAATCCGGCCAGGTGCCCGACTACATGATCGGCTCGTCGTTCGGGTCGATCATCGGCAGCCTGGTCGCCCGCGAACTTCCGGTGCCGATCGAGGAGTACGTGGCCTGGGCCAAAACGGTGTCCTACCGCGCCATCCTCGGGCCCGAGCGGGTGCGGCGCCGCCACGGGATGGCCGGCCTGTTCGCGCTGCGTTTCGACCAGTTCGCGCACGCCCTGCTCAGCACAGAAGACGGCGAGCGCATGCGGATGTCGGATCTGGCGATTCCGTTCGACGTCGTGGTCGCCGGAGTCCGCCGGCAACCGTACGCGGCGCTGCCCTCACGGTTTCGCCGCCCCGAGCTGGCGGCTTTACAACTTCGCTCACTTCCCTTCCGCCCCATCGGAATCGGGCCATTGGTGGCGGCCCGCATGTGGCAAGTCTCGGCGTTCATCGACCTGCGGGTGGTCAAGCCGATCGTGATCTCCGGCGATGATCCGGCACTCGACTTCGACGTCCTCGACGCGGCGTCCTTCTCCTCGGCGATTCCCGGTGTGCTGCACCACGAGACGAGCGACGCACGGATGCTGCCACTGCTCGAGGACCTGTTCGCCGAGCGGGATATCGCGGCGCTGGTCGACGGCGGCGCGGCCAGTAACGTACCCGTGGAGCTGGCCTGGAAGCGCGTGCGCGACGGCAAGATCGGCACCCGCAACGCTTGCTACCTGGCGTTCGATTGCTTTCACCCGCAATGGGATTCGCGACATCTGTGGCTGGCCCCGATCCTGCAGGCGATCCAGCTGCAGATGCTGCGCAACCTGCCCTATGCCGACCACCTCGTCCGCTTCGAGCCGACCCTGTCGCCGATCAACCTCGCCCCGTCCACCACCGCGATCGACCGCGCCTACCGGTGGGGGCGGGCCAGCGTCGAGCGGGCGATTCCGGTGACATCGGCGTTGTTGTCGCCGACCTGGTGGGTGGGCGACGCGCCCGCGGTTCCCACCGCACACCCGCAGGAACACGCCAAGTCGGTGGCATCGTCGATGAGCTCGGTGATGGCCGCGATTCAGTCTCCGAGCGGTCGCCTGTCCCGCTGGCGCAACCGCCACCTGACCTGA
- a CDS encoding DUF4267 domain-containing protein has protein sequence MAIDRAALIAGSIRLASGISFLVDPDRANRLWGTPHQPDAQARLLLRSMGYRDALIGGLLAAAALRGKNTRGWFLASGGADAADLLGGVSVHHDLTRPQQVIGLGGAIVGVGVGLWGAARPAKRAELPPAAD, from the coding sequence ATGGCCATCGATCGTGCCGCGCTCATTGCGGGCAGTATCCGACTCGCGTCGGGGATCTCGTTCCTCGTCGACCCCGACCGTGCGAACCGGCTGTGGGGCACTCCGCACCAGCCGGACGCGCAAGCGCGACTGCTGTTGCGGTCCATGGGATACCGCGACGCATTGATCGGCGGGCTGCTTGCCGCGGCAGCGTTGCGTGGCAAGAACACCCGCGGCTGGTTCTTGGCTTCCGGTGGAGCGGACGCGGCCGACCTGCTCGGCGGGGTGAGCGTGCATCACGACTTGACGCGCCCACAACAAGTCATCGGCCTCGGTGGCGCGATTGTCGGTGTCGGAGTGGGGCTTTGGGGTGCGGCGCGTCCGGCCAAGCGTGCTGAGCTACCGCCCGCGGCCGATTAG
- a CDS encoding PPOX class F420-dependent oxidoreductase, with translation MKLNDAARELIGKGADATLVTLNPDGSPQVSVVWVALQSTPDGDELVTAHLAEHKKVRNVRNDPRVAVTIVSTDDPHGDMRPYLAINGTARIVDGGAPELLRELAQTLSDPAVFPPAGAPPGFLTRIRIDKVGGIGPWS, from the coding sequence ATGAAGCTCAACGACGCGGCACGCGAACTGATCGGCAAGGGCGCCGACGCCACCCTGGTGACCCTCAATCCCGACGGCAGCCCCCAGGTGAGTGTGGTTTGGGTTGCGCTGCAGTCGACGCCGGACGGAGACGAACTCGTCACCGCCCATCTGGCCGAACACAAGAAGGTGCGCAACGTCCGCAACGATCCCCGCGTTGCGGTCACCATCGTCTCGACCGATGACCCGCACGGCGACATGCGGCCGTACCTCGCGATCAACGGCACGGCTCGAATCGTCGACGGGGGCGCGCCGGAACTGTTGCGCGAACTCGCGCAGACCCTGTCGGACCCGGCCGTGTTCCCGCCGGCCGGTGCACCGCCGGGATTCCTGACGCGCATCCGCATCGACAAGGTCGGCGGAATCGGTCCCTGGAGCTAA
- a CDS encoding DUF5994 family protein yields MRRQSTPIRLTLANELGNDIDGAWWPRTDRIGVELPELILALRARLGEITNIAVNWPPLQRPPDLNWQGWQHKQQHVMTVTGADALANVLIVPYSTNGTLALMMLRRAADLPIATAHRDTVPFQTAGSILYAARQQRATT; encoded by the coding sequence ATGCGACGCCAGTCCACCCCGATACGTCTCACTCTGGCGAACGAGCTGGGCAATGACATCGACGGGGCCTGGTGGCCCCGGACCGACCGGATCGGCGTTGAGTTGCCGGAGCTCATCCTGGCGCTGCGGGCGCGACTTGGTGAGATCACGAACATCGCGGTCAACTGGCCGCCGCTGCAACGACCACCCGACTTGAACTGGCAGGGCTGGCAGCACAAGCAGCAGCACGTGATGACGGTGACGGGTGCCGACGCGCTGGCCAACGTCCTGATCGTGCCGTACTCCACCAACGGCACGCTGGCGTTGATGATGCTGCGCCGGGCCGCCGACCTGCCCATCGCCACCGCCCACCGCGACACGGTGCCGTTCCAGACCGCAGGCTCGATCCTCTATGCGGCGCGCCAGCAACGCGCGACCACCTGA
- a CDS encoding mycofactocin-coupled SDR family oxidoreductase: MPGRVAGKVAFVTGAARGQGRSHAVRLAQEGADVIAIDICRPFDNSPAPASTPEDLAETADLIKGCDRRVVTAEVDVRDYDALKAAVDSGVEQLGRLDIVVANAGIGTGGVRLDRMTEDLWQEMIDVNLTGVWKSVKAAVPHLLSGGGGSIVLTSSVAGLKSYAHTGHYVAAKHGVVGLMRSFAVELGPRNIRVNSVHPTHVNTPLLINETTFRLFRPDLENPGPDDLAPICQSFHTLPIPWVNAEDISNAVLFLASNEARYITGVTLPVDAGSCLK; this comes from the coding sequence ATGCCCGGCCGGGTAGCAGGCAAGGTCGCGTTCGTCACCGGCGCGGCGCGCGGCCAGGGCCGTAGCCACGCCGTACGACTGGCGCAAGAAGGCGCCGACGTCATCGCCATCGACATCTGCCGGCCTTTCGACAACTCCCCGGCCCCCGCATCGACACCGGAGGATCTGGCGGAAACCGCCGATCTGATCAAGGGTTGTGACCGCCGGGTGGTCACCGCGGAGGTCGACGTCCGCGACTACGACGCGCTCAAAGCCGCCGTCGACAGCGGGGTCGAGCAACTCGGCCGCCTGGACATCGTCGTCGCCAACGCCGGCATCGGCACCGGTGGCGTCCGGTTGGACCGGATGACCGAAGACCTGTGGCAGGAGATGATCGACGTCAACCTCACCGGCGTCTGGAAGTCGGTGAAAGCCGCCGTGCCACATCTGCTTTCCGGCGGCGGCGGCTCGATCGTGCTGACCAGTTCAGTGGCTGGCCTGAAGTCCTATGCCCACACCGGTCACTACGTGGCGGCCAAGCACGGCGTGGTCGGGTTGATGCGGTCGTTCGCCGTCGAGCTCGGCCCGCGCAACATCCGGGTCAATTCGGTGCACCCGACCCATGTGAATACGCCCCTGCTGATCAACGAGACCACATTCCGGCTATTTCGGCCCGATCTGGAAAATCCGGGACCCGATGATCTGGCGCCGATCTGTCAGAGCTTCCACACGCTGCCCATCCCCTGGGTGAACGCCGAGGACATCAGCAACGCGGTGCTGTTCCTGGCCTCCAATGAGGCGCGCTACATCACCGGCGTCACCCTGCCCGTGGACGCGGGAAGTTGCCTGAAGTAG
- a CDS encoding LLM class F420-dependent oxidoreductase codes for MRYGVLTFITDEGIRPDELGPALEQRGFDSLFLAEHTHIPVNHDSPFPSGGPIPRKYYRPLDPFVALTAAAVTTETLLLGTGIALVPERDPIVTAKEVASLDLLSGGRFIFGVGVGWLREEVANHGVDPAVRGRVSDERLRAMIEIWTREEAEFHGKYVDFDPIYSWPKPVSKPHPPIYVGGGPASFKRIAALNAGWIAITPTPELLAGPLEELRAIAGPDVPVTVCQWGDATAQTLEGYGPLGVERVLLGLETAPRKESLRSLDELAGIAGLA; via the coding sequence ATGCGCTACGGGGTTCTGACCTTTATCACCGACGAGGGCATCAGGCCCGACGAGCTGGGCCCGGCGTTGGAGCAGCGCGGCTTTGATTCGCTGTTTCTTGCCGAGCACACCCATATCCCCGTCAACCATGACAGCCCTTTCCCCAGCGGTGGCCCGATTCCCCGGAAGTACTATCGACCGCTGGACCCGTTCGTGGCGTTGACCGCGGCGGCGGTCACCACCGAAACTCTGCTGCTGGGCACCGGAATCGCTCTGGTCCCGGAGCGGGATCCGATCGTGACGGCCAAGGAAGTCGCGTCTCTGGACCTGTTGTCGGGCGGCCGATTCATCTTCGGTGTCGGCGTGGGATGGCTGCGCGAGGAGGTCGCCAACCACGGCGTCGATCCCGCGGTACGTGGTCGGGTCTCCGATGAACGGCTACGCGCGATGATCGAGATCTGGACACGGGAGGAGGCCGAATTTCACGGGAAGTACGTCGATTTCGACCCGATCTACAGCTGGCCGAAGCCGGTGAGCAAGCCTCATCCGCCGATTTACGTCGGCGGCGGTCCGGCGAGCTTCAAGCGGATCGCGGCGCTGAACGCGGGATGGATCGCGATAACCCCGACGCCGGAGTTGCTGGCGGGTCCGCTCGAGGAGCTGCGTGCGATCGCTGGCCCCGACGTTCCGGTGACCGTCTGCCAATGGGGTGACGCCACGGCCCAGACCCTGGAGGGTTACGGGCCGCTGGGGGTGGAGCGGGTTCTACTCGGGCTGGAGACCGCGCCGCGCAAGGAGTCGCTGCGAAGCCTGGACGAGCTGGCCGGGATCGCTGGATTAGCTTGA
- a CDS encoding DUF732 domain-containing protein has protein sequence MVDRVGGADYNAGETAESANLAWSSGNELPDIQDSASAPGSRANPAAVPEEADVDQSWTTAWTRAATVLLICLALAVVIVVAGWLMHKNNTSETASEPTRTTAAPVTTTAPATTTVSSTADQDSRYIAALNDKGIQFANPEAAVFNGKTVCQNIGQGMTVQEVVAQFRSSSPDFAAHAEDFVAISVRAYCPQYSKLVAAI, from the coding sequence ATGGTCGACCGGGTCGGAGGCGCCGACTACAACGCGGGCGAGACGGCAGAGTCGGCGAACCTGGCGTGGTCGAGCGGCAACGAGCTGCCGGACATTCAGGACAGTGCGTCGGCGCCCGGCAGCCGGGCAAACCCCGCCGCAGTCCCCGAAGAGGCCGACGTCGACCAGTCCTGGACCACGGCGTGGACCCGAGCCGCCACCGTCCTGCTCATCTGCCTGGCCCTGGCCGTGGTGATCGTGGTCGCGGGCTGGTTGATGCACAAGAACAACACGTCCGAGACAGCCTCGGAGCCGACGCGAACCACGGCCGCGCCGGTGACCACCACGGCACCGGCCACCACCACCGTCTCGTCCACGGCGGACCAGGACAGCCGGTACATCGCCGCGCTCAACGACAAGGGCATCCAATTCGCCAACCCTGAAGCCGCCGTCTTCAACGGCAAGACGGTGTGCCAGAACATCGGACAGGGCATGACGGTGCAAGAGGTGGTCGCGCAATTCCGTTCCAGCAGCCCGGACTTCGCGGCCCACGCCGAGGACTTCGTCGCCATCTCCGTCCGGGCCTACTGCCCGCAGTACAGCAAGCTGGTCGCCGCGATCTGA
- a CDS encoding cytochrome P450, whose product MTITSDTDVYYDPYDVNITANPYPTFARLRDEAPLYYNERYNFWAISRHADVEKALSDWETFSNSRSDILELIQSKFPMPPGVMMFEDPPTHTMLRGVMSRVFTPRRMAAIEDQIRAYCVRCLDPLVGSDGFDIIAELASMMPMRVIGMLLGIPEDDQIGVRDANDANLRTKPGTPMKVADPDSIADGRIYADYVDWRAKNPSDDLMTALLNVEFEDESGVIRKLTRKEVLHYTQVVAGAGNETTGRLIGWLAKVLAEHPDQRREVEQDRSLLTRAVDETLRFEPTGPHVARYTIRDFEAYGTTVPAGSAVLLLFGSANRDPLRYKDPDTFDLHRDNISHLTFGKGVHYCLGANLARLEGRVALDELLNRWPEWNVDYDSLKLAPTSTVRGWERLRIVFA is encoded by the coding sequence GTGACCATCACTTCGGACACCGATGTGTATTACGACCCCTACGACGTCAACATCACCGCCAACCCCTACCCCACCTTCGCCCGGCTGCGCGACGAGGCACCGCTGTATTACAACGAGCGCTACAACTTCTGGGCGATCTCCCGGCACGCCGACGTCGAGAAGGCGCTGTCGGATTGGGAAACGTTCTCCAACAGTCGAAGTGACATCCTGGAGCTGATCCAGTCCAAGTTCCCCATGCCGCCGGGTGTGATGATGTTCGAAGACCCGCCGACACACACCATGTTGCGCGGGGTCATGTCGCGGGTCTTCACTCCGCGCCGGATGGCCGCCATCGAGGACCAGATCCGGGCCTACTGCGTCCGGTGCCTGGATCCCCTGGTCGGCTCGGACGGTTTCGACATCATCGCCGAACTCGCGTCCATGATGCCGATGCGCGTCATCGGCATGCTGCTGGGCATTCCCGAGGATGACCAGATCGGGGTGCGCGACGCCAACGACGCCAACCTGCGCACCAAGCCCGGCACACCGATGAAGGTGGCAGACCCGGATTCGATTGCCGACGGGCGTATTTACGCCGACTATGTGGACTGGCGCGCCAAGAACCCGTCCGACGATCTGATGACCGCGTTGCTCAATGTCGAGTTCGAGGACGAGAGCGGCGTGATACGCAAGCTGACCCGCAAGGAAGTCCTGCACTACACCCAGGTCGTCGCCGGCGCCGGTAACGAGACGACGGGCCGGCTGATCGGCTGGCTGGCCAAGGTTCTCGCCGAGCACCCCGATCAGCGTCGGGAAGTCGAGCAGGATCGTTCCCTGTTGACGCGCGCGGTGGATGAGACGCTGCGCTTCGAGCCGACCGGCCCGCACGTCGCCCGCTACACCATCCGCGATTTCGAGGCTTACGGCACCACCGTCCCGGCGGGCAGCGCCGTCCTGCTTCTCTTCGGGTCCGCGAACCGGGATCCGTTGCGCTACAAGGATCCTGACACTTTCGACCTGCACCGGGACAACATCTCGCACCTCACCTTCGGCAAGGGCGTGCACTATTGCCTGGGCGCCAACCTGGCCCGCCTGGAAGGCAGGGTCGCTCTCGACGAACTACTCAACCGGTGGCCCGAATGGAACGTCGACTACGACAGCCTCAAGCTCGCGCCGACGTCGACGGTGCGTGGGTGGGAGCGGCTGCGCATCGTCTTTGCCTGA